One region of Methanobacterium sp. genomic DNA includes:
- the nadC gene encoding carboxylating nicotinate-nucleotide diphosphorylase — translation MRDILRQMVYEDVGFEDITTNALIPEDMESDARIIAKEKGIIAGVNVVNELFDEFNLKTNIFKKDGDKVKKSDIIMEINGNTRLILSLERTALNLLMRMSGIATLTFNTLKDIREFNDDIILACTRKTTPRLQFFEKSAVKTGGGDTHRFRLDDCVLIKDNHIEVVGDIEEAIVRAKNNVSFTKKIEIEVETPDDALNAVKTGADIVMLDNMDSDEIGKVLSSLESAGLRNKSMIEASGGIKPENITEYAKTGVDIISAGFLTHSAKALDLNLEIYR, via the coding sequence ATGAGAGATATTTTAAGGCAAATGGTTTATGAAGATGTTGGTTTTGAGGATATAACCACGAATGCTTTAATTCCAGAGGACATGGAATCTGATGCAAGAATAATAGCTAAAGAAAAAGGCATTATAGCTGGAGTTAATGTTGTAAATGAGTTATTTGATGAATTTAACCTTAAAACTAATATTTTTAAAAAAGATGGAGATAAAGTTAAAAAAAGTGATATTATAATGGAAATTAATGGTAATACAAGGTTAATTTTAAGTTTAGAGCGTACTGCACTCAATTTACTCATGAGGATGAGTGGTATTGCTACATTAACATTTAATACACTTAAAGATATACGTGAATTTAATGATGATATTATTCTGGCATGTACCCGTAAAACAACTCCCAGACTACAGTTTTTTGAAAAAAGTGCGGTTAAAACAGGTGGCGGTGATACTCACAGGTTTAGATTAGATGACTGCGTTCTTATTAAGGATAATCACATTGAAGTTGTGGGAGATATTGAAGAAGCCATAGTCAGAGCCAAAAATAATGTTAGTTTCACCAAAAAAATTGAAATAGAAGTTGAAACTCCTGATGATGCTTTAAATGCAGTAAAAACTGGAGCAGATATTGTCATGCTGGATAATATGGATTCTGATGAAATAGGAAAGGTCTTATCATCTCTCGAATCTGCAGGTTTAAGAAATAAATCCATGATAGAAGCTTCTGGAGGAATTAAACCTGAAAATATCACAGAATATGCAAAAACAGGCGTGGATATAATTTCTGCAGGTTTTTTAACACATTCTGCTAAGGCGCTTGATCTGAATCTGGAGATATACAGATAA
- the rnz gene encoding ribonuclease Z yields the protein MELVFLGTSSAIPTSYRNHSAIALKAFGETMLFDCGEGTQLQLSKARISPMKISKIFITHFHGDHILGLPGIIQSLAFRGRSEPLHIFGPKGLVPLIDNIRNFGYYSLTFEIHMHEVNEGTVLEEEGYRISCSPMKHSVLNLAYKIEEKRRPKFIRKKAIELGIIPGPDFGKLQQGIPVEMDGKIIQPEQVLGEERKGRIIVYSGDTRPCNKMIGFAEDADILIHESTFEGKYGAKALETCHSTSIQAAEIAKIANVKKLILTHVSTRYKKSDLLEKEAKKVFDNSVVAEDLMSIEIKHSRE from the coding sequence ATGGAGCTCGTATTTTTAGGAACATCATCAGCAATACCCACAAGTTACAGAAACCACTCTGCAATAGCGCTTAAAGCATTTGGAGAAACAATGCTTTTTGATTGTGGTGAAGGAACCCAGCTCCAGCTATCTAAAGCCAGGATAAGTCCCATGAAAATAAGTAAAATATTTATAACCCATTTTCACGGTGACCACATATTAGGTCTTCCTGGAATAATACAGTCTCTGGCTTTCAGGGGACGTAGCGAACCCTTACACATATTCGGCCCTAAAGGACTTGTTCCACTTATTGATAACATTAGAAACTTTGGGTATTACTCTTTAACCTTTGAAATTCACATGCATGAAGTTAATGAAGGAACTGTTTTAGAAGAAGAAGGCTACAGAATAAGCTGTTCTCCTATGAAACACAGTGTTTTAAACCTGGCCTATAAAATTGAGGAAAAAAGAAGGCCTAAATTTATAAGAAAAAAAGCTATAGAACTTGGAATCATACCGGGGCCTGATTTTGGAAAGCTTCAGCAGGGAATTCCGGTAGAAATGGATGGTAAAATAATTCAGCCAGAACAGGTCCTTGGAGAGGAAAGAAAGGGACGTATAATTGTTTATTCTGGAGATACACGTCCCTGTAACAAAATGATTGGTTTTGCCGAAGATGCAGACATTCTAATACATGAATCAACTTTTGAAGGAAAATATGGAGCTAAAGCACTTGAAACCTGCCATTCCACATCTATTCAGGCTGCAGAAATCGCTAAAATAGCAAATGTTAAGAAATTGATTTTAACCCATGTCAGCACCAGGTATAAAAAATCCGATTTACTGGAAAAAGAAGCGAAAAAAGTTTTTGATAATTCTGTAGTGGCAGAAGATCTGATGAGCATTGAGATAAAACATAGCAGAGAATAA
- a CDS encoding mechanosensitive ion channel family protein, protein MALEWIIAAAWFRDIIIIAVTLLGASLIYKWATYFLKKSKDKWDIDLTLVQALHEIIKYSIYGSALIIILKELGFDLTAIALSLGIFGIAIGFGARDTISNFISGIFILADKSVRVGDIIEINSQRGKVVKLGFRITTLLTYDKRLIKVPNSVFSSSPYINYTASEIRRVDLNITVPYELELENVIKTLEDTALTCEDALKKPRPKVIVKELSDMGVKLKLCIWINDPWKVASSRSELARKVSKALTDMQSSKDNDESFS, encoded by the coding sequence ATGGCCTTAGAATGGATAATTGCAGCAGCATGGTTTAGGGATATAATAATAATAGCGGTCACACTGCTTGGAGCATCTTTAATCTATAAATGGGCCACATATTTTCTTAAAAAATCAAAAGACAAATGGGATATAGATTTAACATTAGTTCAAGCACTCCATGAAATTATAAAGTATTCAATTTATGGATCCGCCCTGATCATAATATTAAAAGAGTTAGGATTTGATTTAACAGCCATTGCACTAAGTTTAGGTATTTTTGGTATAGCAATAGGTTTTGGTGCACGTGATACCATATCCAACTTTATTTCAGGGATTTTCATACTTGCAGATAAAAGTGTAAGGGTGGGAGACATTATTGAAATCAATAGTCAAAGAGGAAAAGTTGTTAAACTTGGTTTCAGGATTACTACACTGCTTACTTATGATAAGAGGTTGATAAAAGTCCCAAATAGCGTATTTTCATCAAGCCCTTACATCAATTACACTGCATCAGAAATTAGAAGGGTTGATTTAAATATTACTGTGCCCTATGAACTTGAATTAGAAAATGTGATAAAAACACTGGAAGACACGGCTTTAACCTGTGAAGATGCTTTAAAAAAGCCCAGACCAAAGGTCATTGTTAAAGAATTGTCTGATATGGGGGTTAAATTAAAGCTCTGCATCTGGATAAACGATCCATGGAAAGTTGCAAGTTCAAGGTCTGAGCTTGCAAGAAAAGTAAGTAAAGCTTTAACTGATATGCAGTCCAGTAAAGACAATGATGAAAGTTTTAGCTGA
- a CDS encoding class E sortase yields MLKYKVLSVAIIVMSILISSVIIINAFEKSSLLNSYNTALQAQGNKSTPINVLNPTITRSTSTGGISRSKLIIPKIGVDSTIRSDTVNAYNAVYHYPESVNPGQSGQSGFLGHRTKYSGVFNKLGSLKVGDEVIVKDYSSNKKYIYKVTSNGNDIRWDYEENPIQFDQSGEARLLLVTCYPPGRKQAAYITHCKLVSTTKIS; encoded by the coding sequence ATGCTGAAATATAAAGTTTTATCAGTAGCAATTATTGTGATGAGTATTCTTATCTCCTCAGTTATCATAATAAACGCTTTTGAGAAATCCAGTTTATTAAACTCTTATAATACTGCCCTGCAAGCTCAAGGAAACAAAAGCACACCCATAAATGTGCTGAATCCCACAATTACAAGGTCCACTTCTACAGGGGGGATAAGCAGATCCAAGCTCATAATTCCAAAAATTGGCGTGGACAGCACCATTCGTTCAGACACTGTAAATGCGTATAATGCGGTTTATCACTATCCTGAAAGTGTAAATCCTGGTCAAAGTGGTCAAAGTGGTTTTTTGGGTCATAGAACGAAATATTCTGGAGTGTTTAATAAATTAGGTAGTCTTAAAGTTGGAGATGAAGTGATAGTAAAAGACTACTCTTCAAATAAAAAATACATATATAAAGTCACTTCCAATGGCAATGATATCCGGTGGGACTATGAAGAAAACCCTATCCAGTTTGATCAAAGCGGTGAAGCCAGATTACTTTTAGTAACCTGCTATCCTCCTGGAAGGAAACAGGCTGCATACATAACCCATTGTAAATTGGTATCCACCACAAAAATTTCTTAA
- a CDS encoding ferredoxin family protein → MVKIKVDEDACVGCGSCVEDCPNDVYELDKEHGKTVVINEADCMACLSCHEICPSQALEHYGIHVSKRLYIDRKVNKILDKII, encoded by the coding sequence ATGGTAAAAATAAAGGTTGACGAGGATGCATGTGTTGGGTGTGGTTCCTGTGTGGAAGACTGTCCAAACGATGTGTATGAATTAGATAAAGAACATGGGAAAACAGTGGTGATAAACGAAGCAGATTGCATGGCCTGTCTTTCATGCCACGAGATCTGCCCTTCCCAGGCACTTGAACACTATGGCATCCATGTATCTAAACGACTCTATATTGATAGAAAAGTAAACAAAATTTTAGACAAAATAATCTGA
- a CDS encoding 4Fe-4S binding protein produces the protein MVKIKVDEDACVGCGSCVEDCPNDVYELDKEHGKTVVINEADCMACLSCHEICPSQALEHDDIHVAKRLYIDRKVNKALSKII, from the coding sequence ATGGTAAAAATAAAGGTTGACGAGGATGCATGTGTTGGGTGTGGTTCCTGTGTGGAAGACTGTCCAAACGATGTGTATGAATTAGATAAAGAACATGGGAAAACAGTGGTGATAAACGAAGCAGATTGCATGGCCTGTCTTTCATGCCACGAGATCTGCCCTTCTCAGGCACTTGAACACGACGACATACACGTTGCTAAAAGGCTTTATATTGATAGAAAAGTGAACAAAGCTCTAAGTAAAATAATATGA
- a CDS encoding hydrocarbon binding protein (contains V4R domain) yields MEIEREDIRGDFKPELIPKETSGDIDDYEEALHVLMKFVGSMSSALEQVSGRGANAIVYQAGKRMGHEAGKLMEKTDNLEKAMKELGEILGIEFYFEMWKPAGQEGYTIEKGDETVVQLLFMDCVVRQTLRRTGLPQKGPLCYLLYGYMVGAVEEVMSIKGKLDIDHVGPNACLKTLTIKWGGK; encoded by the coding sequence ATGGAGATCGAAAGGGAAGATATAAGGGGCGATTTTAAACCAGAATTAATTCCTAAAGAAACCAGTGGGGATATTGATGATTATGAAGAAGCACTGCATGTTTTAATGAAATTTGTAGGTTCAATGTCCAGTGCACTGGAACAGGTTTCAGGACGTGGTGCTAATGCAATCGTTTACCAGGCAGGAAAAAGAATGGGGCATGAAGCTGGTAAACTCATGGAAAAAACAGATAACCTTGAAAAGGCCATGAAGGAGCTTGGCGAAATACTTGGAATTGAATTTTATTTTGAAATGTGGAAGCCAGCAGGCCAAGAAGGATACACCATTGAAAAAGGCGACGAAACAGTGGTGCAGCTCCTATTTATGGACTGTGTAGTAAGACAAACACTTAGGAGGACAGGACTCCCTCAAAAAGGGCCATTATGCTATCTTTTATACGGATATATGGTGGGTGCAGTTGAGGAAGTTATGAGCATAAAAGGAAAACTGGACATAGACCATGTTGGTCCAAATGCATGTCTTAAAACCCTGACTATAAAATGGGGTGGTAAATAA
- a CDS encoding F420-nonreducing hydrogenase, producing the protein MVKIAMEALASCAGCEISILDLHDGLLKILEKSEIVYSPVLVDAKKIPDDVDIAIVSGSVRNEENKERLEELREKSKTLIAYGTCACYGGITGMADLYSPEEVTSRTYSDNPSTEPADVPSEVVPKLLPIVHPAGDFTEVDYYIPGCPPKEKLTGDILMPLINGEVPDVPKKSVCADCQRWMDHVEFDKIHRRVEGEPDPRQCFLSQGYVCLGSVTLGRCGALCTEAGVQCHGCGGPSLDVLREPSHDVYNGIVKRIAHLSKMPEKDVEKQIYDIGHIIYGFVIGSTIMEEKQVSLIPQLVRK; encoded by the coding sequence ATGGTTAAAATTGCAATGGAAGCACTTGCAAGCTGTGCAGGTTGTGAAATTTCTATTCTTGATTTACACGATGGACTATTAAAAATACTGGAAAAATCTGAAATTGTTTACAGTCCAGTATTAGTTGATGCAAAAAAAATTCCTGACGACGTTGATATAGCAATAGTATCTGGGTCTGTTCGAAACGAAGAAAATAAGGAAAGACTCGAAGAATTAAGGGAGAAATCAAAAACACTAATTGCTTATGGGACATGTGCATGTTATGGAGGCATAACTGGAATGGCAGATTTATACAGTCCCGAAGAAGTTACATCACGTACATATTCAGATAATCCAAGTACAGAGCCTGCAGATGTGCCCTCAGAAGTTGTTCCTAAACTTCTACCCATCGTACACCCTGCAGGAGACTTTACTGAAGTTGATTACTATATTCCCGGATGCCCGCCTAAAGAAAAGTTAACTGGAGACATACTAATGCCTTTAATAAATGGTGAAGTTCCAGATGTTCCTAAAAAGAGTGTCTGTGCAGACTGTCAAAGATGGATGGACCATGTGGAATTTGATAAAATCCACAGAAGAGTGGAAGGAGAGCCTGATCCAAGACAATGCTTCTTAAGCCAGGGATATGTATGTTTGGGCTCAGTAACTCTTGGAAGATGCGGTGCACTCTGTACAGAAGCCGGAGTTCAATGTCACGGTTGCGGTGGGCCTTCACTGGATGTTTTAAGAGAGCCGAGCCACGATGTATACAATGGAATAGTCAAAAGAATTGCTCATCTTTCTAAAATGCCTGAAAAGGATGTTGAAAAGCAGATCTATGATATAGGGCATATTATATATGGATTTGTGATTGGAAGCACAATAATGGAGGAAAAACAGGTTTCACTGATCCCTCAGCTTGTCAGGAAATAA
- a CDS encoding Ni/Fe hydrogenase subunit alpha: protein MKNIEISPVSRIEGHAKITVQLDDSGSVSDAHFHVMEIRGFEKFLEGAAVEEAPRITPRICGICQTAHHLAAAKATDQVFGLKPPETAQKLRELMLLGQYIHSHSLHFYFLGAPDLIMGPESDPALRNIVGILKKDPALAKMAIDTRKIGQYITAVVGGKPISPVTAIPGGQSKGISEEERSRLLSQAKEAVELVEKGIEASKPLFKEYSETIELLGPVESCFGALSNNGNIEFYDAPVKIIDKEGNALHQFEANDYLDYIEEKVQPWSYLKFPYLKQIGFPEGNYRVGPLARLNIAENVPTEKASELFSEYKDQYGIAQNALLYHYARLIELMYASERAVKLLEDDSITGTDLRQGLSESLQTKEEAKVSGGSRRGVGMIEATRGILIHDYETDDAGYITRANLIVSTGQNNLSMDIGVRETAKALIKGEEVSERLKNQLEMIIRAYDPCLSCATHMINGESPLLVDIHDSEGALLKRHVL from the coding sequence ATGAAAAATATTGAAATAAGCCCTGTAAGTAGAATTGAAGGACACGCAAAAATTACAGTTCAATTAGATGACTCTGGAAGCGTTTCAGATGCGCATTTTCATGTGATGGAAATAAGAGGTTTTGAGAAATTTTTGGAAGGCGCTGCTGTGGAGGAAGCACCACGAATAACTCCACGTATATGTGGTATATGTCAAACCGCCCACCACCTGGCCGCTGCTAAAGCAACCGATCAGGTGTTTGGACTCAAACCTCCTGAAACCGCTCAAAAATTAAGAGAACTGATGCTTTTAGGTCAGTACATTCACTCCCATTCTCTCCACTTCTATTTCCTGGGGGCTCCTGACCTTATAATGGGTCCTGAATCTGATCCTGCACTTAGAAACATTGTAGGCATTCTTAAAAAAGATCCGGCCCTTGCAAAAATGGCAATAGACACCAGAAAGATAGGACAGTACATAACAGCTGTGGTTGGAGGTAAACCTATAAGTCCTGTTACAGCCATACCTGGAGGCCAGTCCAAAGGAATCAGTGAGGAAGAAAGATCCAGGTTATTATCACAGGCTAAAGAAGCAGTAGAATTAGTAGAAAAAGGTATTGAAGCATCTAAACCATTATTTAAAGAGTACAGTGAAACAATAGAACTTTTAGGTCCTGTTGAATCCTGTTTCGGAGCTTTAAGCAACAATGGAAATATAGAATTTTACGATGCACCGGTTAAAATCATTGACAAAGAGGGTAATGCTCTCCACCAGTTCGAGGCAAACGATTACCTGGATTACATTGAAGAGAAGGTTCAGCCATGGTCTTATCTAAAATTCCCTTATCTAAAACAGATTGGATTTCCTGAAGGAAACTACAGAGTTGGGCCGCTTGCAAGGTTAAACATCGCAGAGAATGTTCCCACTGAAAAAGCTTCTGAACTTTTCAGCGAGTACAAAGACCAATATGGAATTGCCCAGAATGCTCTCCTGTATCACTACGCACGCCTAATAGAATTAATGTACGCCTCTGAAAGAGCTGTCAAGCTTCTTGAGGATGATTCAATAACTGGAACCGATTTAAGGCAGGGACTTTCAGAATCCCTCCAGACAAAGGAGGAGGCAAAAGTATCCGGCGGATCAAGGAGAGGAGTTGGAATGATTGAAGCTACAAGAGGAATTCTGATCCATGATTATGAAACTGATGATGCTGGTTACATAACCCGTGCCAATCTCATAGTTTCAACAGGCCAGAACAACCTTTCAATGGATATAGGTGTACGGGAAACTGCAAAAGCCCTGATTAAGGGCGAAGAAGTTTCAGAAAGGCTTAAAAACCAGCTTGAGATGATCATAAGGGCTTATGATCCATGTCTTTCCTGTGCCACCCACATGATAAACGGAGAATCTCCTTTACTTGTGGACATACATGATAGTGAAGGTGCACTCCTTAAAAGACATGTGTTATAA
- a CDS encoding roadblock/LC7 domain-containing protein, with the protein MDSKLENQLMDILMDLNRIDGVESSLISNSSGNVICHTMSSETDTSLFGPMAHVITSSSKRLLGSANQGQIERVLVESKEGKALFLRPGNVHLILLMDASANLGFVMISAKKAAKDIIELTKEIAFAEPVPEKSEIDKIIEAEDIGHEEIKEVIEKIAENEGIAEAFDKVVGSEKLDEIRESPEFESLDSKEAKEKLTEILKVKIEDEEMAPEIEVQKEVYEEIKKPESSIPVIKPPISFPKLPDTVQVPEDPEERINLVLDIYESIFLAMSIGASKIMGVSPARGLIKRFLPLEDCKTLLKGVEVKSNSSIDFDKIRENSKNIPLDKREKTLITDFSRIIRIITENYGKVMGFDAFRGMVRGEFKIINRSYGKPLEELGIKDKIHHELIDLLNNS; encoded by the coding sequence ATGGACTCAAAGCTTGAAAACCAGCTAATGGACATACTGATGGATTTGAATAGGATCGACGGCGTAGAAAGTAGTTTAATTTCTAATAGCAGTGGAAATGTGATATGCCATACCATGTCCAGTGAAACTGATACTTCTCTTTTTGGGCCAATGGCACATGTGATCACAAGTTCATCCAAAAGATTGCTTGGTTCTGCAAATCAAGGACAGATAGAGAGAGTTCTGGTTGAGTCAAAGGAAGGAAAAGCTTTATTTTTACGTCCTGGAAACGTACATCTTATTTTGCTCATGGATGCATCAGCAAACCTTGGATTTGTAATGATTTCAGCAAAAAAAGCAGCCAAAGACATAATAGAGCTTACAAAAGAGATAGCTTTTGCTGAACCAGTTCCAGAAAAGTCAGAGATTGATAAAATTATTGAAGCCGAAGACATCGGACATGAAGAAATAAAAGAAGTTATTGAAAAAATTGCTGAAAATGAAGGTATAGCAGAAGCGTTTGATAAAGTGGTGGGGAGTGAAAAATTAGATGAAATAAGGGAATCACCAGAATTTGAATCCCTTGATTCTAAAGAGGCCAAAGAGAAACTTACAGAAATTCTGAAAGTTAAAATAGAAGATGAGGAAATGGCTCCTGAAATTGAAGTTCAAAAGGAAGTTTATGAAGAAATTAAAAAGCCTGAAAGCAGTATTCCAGTTATTAAACCTCCTATTTCATTTCCAAAGTTACCTGACACAGTACAAGTACCGGAAGATCCAGAAGAAAGAATTAATTTAGTTCTGGATATTTATGAGTCTATATTTTTGGCAATGTCAATCGGAGCAAGTAAGATCATGGGTGTATCTCCTGCAAGAGGCCTTATAAAGAGATTTTTACCACTGGAAGACTGTAAAACTCTTCTTAAAGGAGTTGAGGTGAAAAGTAACTCTTCTATTGATTTTGATAAAATAAGAGAAAATAGTAAAAATATACCTTTAGATAAACGAGAAAAAACACTTATTACTGACTTCAGCAGGATTATTAGAATTATAACAGAAAATTACGGTAAAGTCATGGGTTTCGATGCCTTTAGAGGGATGGTTCGAGGAGAATTCAAGATAATTAACCGTTCTTATGGGAAACCCCTGGAAGAACTGGGAATTAAAGATAAAATACATCATGAACTCATTGATTTGTTAAATAACAGTTAA
- a CDS encoding replication factor C small subunit translates to MKGPWVEKYRPGNLDEVVGQDHIVERLKKYVEEQSMPNLMFTGPAGVGKTTTAIALSKSILGEYWRQNFMELNASDARGIDTVRTYIKNFCRLKAVGAPFRIVFLDEVDNMTKDAQHALRREMEMYTKTASFILSCNYSSKIIDPIQSRCAIFRFAPVKGNQIILRLELIAEAENLKVTRSAIESIVYFAEGDLRKAINILQASASTTEEITDDSIYEIVSKAKPRDVRKIVKMALNGDFLGSRDLLREVMVIQGTSGEDMITQIYQEVSRMSMESLIENNVYVDLIQSIGEYDFRIREGSNPRIQLEALLAKFLLKSKAD, encoded by the coding sequence ATGAAAGGACCATGGGTTGAAAAGTACAGACCAGGTAATTTAGATGAAGTTGTAGGTCAGGATCACATAGTAGAGCGCCTTAAAAAATATGTTGAAGAACAAAGTATGCCTAATTTAATGTTTACAGGACCTGCAGGTGTTGGAAAGACAACAACAGCTATTGCACTTTCAAAATCAATTTTAGGGGAATACTGGCGGCAGAATTTCATGGAATTGAACGCATCAGACGCCCGGGGAATAGACACCGTAAGAACCTATATTAAAAACTTCTGCCGTTTAAAAGCTGTGGGAGCTCCATTTAGAATAGTGTTCCTTGATGAAGTGGACAACATGACAAAAGATGCTCAACATGCACTTCGAAGAGAAATGGAGATGTACACTAAAACTGCATCATTTATTCTCTCATGTAATTACTCATCCAAGATCATTGACCCTATCCAATCAAGATGTGCTATATTCCGGTTTGCTCCTGTAAAAGGTAACCAGATAATTTTGAGATTGGAATTAATAGCAGAAGCAGAGAATCTTAAAGTAACAAGAAGTGCAATTGAAAGCATTGTTTATTTTGCTGAAGGAGATTTAAGAAAAGCCATAAATATTCTTCAAGCATCTGCATCCACTACAGAGGAAATCACAGACGACAGCATATACGAAATCGTATCCAAGGCAAAACCTCGGGATGTGAGAAAAATCGTGAAAATGGCATTAAATGGAGATTTCTTAGGTTCAAGAGACCTTTTAAGAGAAGTTATGGTTATTCAGGGCACCAGTGGAGAGGACATGATAACACAGATTTATCAGGAAGTCTCCAGAATGTCTATGGAAAGTCTCATTGAAAATAATGTATATGTGGATCTAATTCAAAGCATAGGTGAATACGATTTCAGAATTAGAGAAGGTTCAAATCCTCGGATACAACTTGAAGCTCTTCTTGCAAAATTTTTATTAAAATCAAAGGCAGATTAA
- a CDS encoding replication factor C large subunit codes for MLWTEKYRPKNFDEVLGNLKAKKEILQWVEDWKAGNPQKCLLLVGPPGTGKTTFAGLIAEEFSDSIELNASDKRSYDAIMSIVGEASASKTLFGSRLKLIILDEVDGLHGNEDRGGSKAINKIIKDITQPIIMMANDPYSNRIKSFKPKCKVINLRKIHTNSIVSLLKKICVKEGVEFEEHVLRELAKRSKGDLRSAVNDLEIIAGGEEKITSKDLELIAQKDERATVFDAARTILKSKNPSRIKAAMRQIEADPSLLLEIVTENIPREYEKKGEIEKAYEMVSEADIYLGRAFSTRAYTYWKYAYDFMSVGVALSKEESYKKFARYANSSVYTMLSKSRSKRDLQDRVAGKIARKLHTSKRVAISQFPYFEVMFQDNEIAYNMMMYFGLEDDEVKLFRSRKVKIPESKIKTETKSSKSTKKVKKSSDAAKKEKSGDEKSSRNDPSKKENDHKEKQTSLFHF; via the coding sequence ATGTTGTGGACAGAAAAATACCGCCCTAAAAACTTTGATGAAGTTCTGGGGAATTTGAAGGCGAAAAAAGAGATTCTGCAGTGGGTGGAAGACTGGAAGGCAGGTAATCCTCAAAAATGCCTCTTACTTGTAGGTCCTCCAGGCACAGGTAAAACTACATTTGCAGGTTTAATTGCAGAGGAATTTTCAGATTCTATAGAATTAAATGCAAGTGATAAAAGGTCTTATGATGCTATTATGAGTATTGTGGGAGAAGCATCAGCCTCAAAAACCTTGTTTGGATCCAGATTAAAGTTAATAATACTTGACGAGGTTGATGGACTCCATGGGAACGAAGATCGGGGCGGATCAAAGGCTATAAATAAAATAATTAAGGATATCACCCAACCAATCATAATGATGGCCAATGATCCTTACAGTAACAGAATTAAAAGTTTTAAGCCTAAATGTAAGGTTATAAATCTTCGTAAGATACATACTAACTCTATAGTATCTCTTCTAAAGAAAATATGTGTTAAGGAAGGGGTAGAATTTGAAGAACATGTTTTAAGGGAACTGGCCAAACGGTCAAAGGGGGATTTAAGGTCTGCTGTTAATGATCTTGAAATAATAGCTGGCGGTGAGGAAAAAATAACTTCTAAAGACCTTGAGCTTATAGCACAGAAAGATGAAAGAGCTACAGTTTTTGATGCAGCAAGAACAATTCTTAAAAGTAAAAATCCATCCAGAATAAAGGCTGCTATGCGTCAAATAGAAGCTGATCCATCTCTTTTACTTGAAATAGTTACTGAAAATATCCCCCGTGAATATGAAAAAAAAGGGGAGATAGAAAAAGCCTATGAAATGGTTTCTGAAGCTGATATCTACCTGGGAAGAGCTTTTTCAACCCGCGCTTACACTTACTGGAAATATGCCTATGATTTTATGAGCGTTGGAGTTGCTCTTTCAAAAGAAGAAAGCTATAAAAAGTTTGCACGTTATGCAAATTCATCTGTTTATACTATGCTTTCTAAAAGCAGGAGTAAAAGAGATTTACAGGATAGAGTTGCCGGTAAAATAGCCAGAAAGCTTCACACCTCAAAAAGAGTAGCTATATCTCAATTTCCATATTTTGAAGTGATGTTTCAGGACAATGAAATTGCCTATAACATGATGATGTACTTTGGACTGGAAGACGATGAAGTCAAGCTTTTTAGATCAAGGAAGGTTAAAATACCTGAATCAAAAATAAAAACAGAAACTAAATCTTCAAAATCCACAAAAAAAGTTAAAAAAAGTAGTGATGCAGCGAAGAAGGAAAAATCCGGCGATGAAAAATCAAGCAGGAATGATCCATCTAAAAAAGAAAATGATCATAAAGAAAAACAGACCTCTCTGTTTCATTTTTAA